Proteins found in one Drosophila busckii strain San Diego stock center, stock number 13000-0081.31 chromosome 2R, ASM1175060v1, whole genome shotgun sequence genomic segment:
- the LOC108595046 gene encoding electron transfer flavoprotein-ubiquinone oxidoreductase, mitochondrial has protein sequence MSALLKMHRVQKLFTPALARSVSEAAKYPKITTHYTLNPREKDERWKEVDMERCIEEVDIVIVGGGPAGMSAAIRAKQLAAEKDQEIRVCVVEKAAEVGGHILSGAVMDPVSINELIPDWQEQGAPLNTPVTTDKFTYLTPSGRYSLPVLKGSYLDNHGNYVVRLGHVVKWLGDQAEAMGVEIYPGCAASEVLFHEDGSVKGIATNDVGIAKSGAPKETFARGMELHAKTTIFAEGCRGHLSKQIMEKFGLNEGSEPQTYGIGLKEVWEIAPELHKPGLVEHTIGWPMDRFTYGGSFLYHLNEPTPTIAVGFVVGLNYKNPWMSPFQEFQRFKTHPKVRHVFEGATRIAYGARAINEGGFQSIPKKLSFPGGCLVGCSAGFLNVPRIKGSHYAMKSGMLAAESAMEAISADNQSTAGIEPTNYGDRVKESFIWKDLWQVRNVHPSFHNPLGLFGGIALSSISMFLGGREPWTLKHGLQDHESLKPASACERIVYPKPDGKISFDLLSSVALTGTNHEGDQPAHLTLKDDHIPVDHNLALYEGPEQRFCPAGVYEYVPNEEGGNMKLQINAQNCIHCKTCDIKDPKQNINWVVPEGGGGPAYNGM, from the exons ATGTCGGCCTTGCTGAAAATGCATAGAG TACAAAAGCTCTTTACGCCCGCCTTAGCGCGCAGCGTCTCAGAGGCTGCCAAGTACCCAAAGATCACCACTCACTACACTTTGAATCCGCGTGAAAAGGATGAACGGTGGAAGGAGGTGGACATGGAGCGTTGCATTGAGGAGGTggatattgttattgttggcggTGGACCCGCTGGCATGTCGGCTGCTATACGTGCCAAGCAACTGGCCGCTGAGAAAGATCAG gaaatacgcgtgtgtgtggttgAAAAGGCCGCCGAGGTTGGTGGCCATATACTTTCCGGCGCTGTTATGGATCCTGTTTCAATAAACGAGCTCATACCCGACTGGCAGGAGCAGGGTGCGCCATTAAACACACCTGTCACCACAGATAAGTTTACTTATCTTACTCCAAGCGGTCGCTACTCACTGCCCGTACTCAAAGGCTCGTATCTGGATAATCACGGCAACTATGTGGTGCGTCTGGGACATGTTGTCAAATGGCTTGGCGATCAAGCAGAGGCTATGGGCGTTGAGATTTATCCGGGCTGTGCGGCATCAGAGGTGCTTTTCCATGAGGATGGCAGTGTTAAGGGTATTGCGACCAATGATGTGGGCATTGCCAAGAGTGGCGCGCCGAAAGAAACTTTTGCTCGCGGCATGGAGCTGCATGCAAAGACAACAATTTTTGCCGAGGGTTGCCGTGGTCATCTGTCCAAGCAAATAATGGAAAAGTTTGGACTAAATGAAGGCAGCGAGCCGCAAACATATGGAATTGGACTGAAGGAGGTGTGGGAGATAGCGCCCGAGCTGCATAA GCCTGGTCTGGTAGAGCACACGATAGGCTGGCCAATGGATCGCTTCACCTATGGTGGCTCCTTTCTTTATCATCTCAACGAGCCAACGCCCACTATTGCTGTGGGCTTTGTAGTCGGACTTAACTATAAGAATCCCTGGATGAGTCCCTTCCAGGAGTTCCAGCGCTTCAAAACGCATCCCAAGGTGCGTCATGTATTTGAAGGCGCCACACGCATTGCCTATGGCGCACGTGCCATCAACGAGGGTGGCTTCCAGAGCATACCTAAGAAGCTATCGTTCCCTGGTGGCTGCCTGGTGGGTTGCAGTGCTGGTTTCCTCAATGTGCCACGCATTAAGGGCTCCCATTATGCCATGAAGAGCGGCATGCTAGCGGCGGAGAGCGCGATGGAAGCCATCAGTGCGGATAATCAATCGACTGCCGGTATTGAGCCTACAAACTATGGCGATAG AGTCAAGGAATCATTCATTTGGAAAGATCTGTGGCAGGTGCGCAATGTACATCCGTCCTTCCATAATCCACTCGGCCTCTTTGGCGGCATTGCGCTGAGCTCTATCAGCATGTTCTTGGGCGGTCGCGAGCCTTGGACTCTTAAGCATGGCCTGCAGGATCATGAATCCCTCAAGCCTGCCAGTGCCTGCGAACGTATTGTCTATCCCAAGCCAGATGGCAAAATCAGTTTTGATTTGCTCTCCTCGGTGGCGTTGACAGGCACCAATCATGAGGGCGATCAGCCAGCGCATTTAACGCTCAAGGATGATCACATACCTGTGGACCACAATTTGGCACTTTATGAAGGTCCCGAGCAGCGATTCTGCCCCGCCGGCGTCTATGAGTATGTGCCCAACGAGGAGGGCGGCAATATGAAGCTGCAGATAAATGCTCAGAACTGTATACACTGCAAAACCTGTGATATCAAGGATCCCAAGCAGAATATCAATTGGGTGGTGCCTGAGGGTGGCGGCGGACCCGCCTACAATGGcatgtaa